The following proteins come from a genomic window of Bacillus sp. Marseille-P3661:
- a CDS encoding Ldh family oxidoreductase, producing MIVSAELLRDIAKQSFDIAGLDKKMSEIIADVLVDADLRGIHSHGIHNLPRYTRGFIEKQLNAQPNFNHIVDNGIFSVIDGDNTLGVLGANYAMELAIERAKQFGIGLVGVRNSSHFGPAYYYSKKAIEHNMIGFSVTNGRDVMAPWGGRKSLISNNPFSYAIPAGDESPIILDIACSVSARGRIRMMARNDQPIPENWALDKDGDVTTNAWEALGGSVLPFGGHKGYGIAVVNEVLSAVLTGALLSFEQGENLLNETNNVQSNVQTAWGCGHLFGALDISKFTPVDEFKTRVDFMISTFKTSPKAKDVQRIYLPGEIENELFVERLKSGIPLNSNTVYLIKDFLQNEVKIKSAIFQTTE from the coding sequence ATGATTGTATCTGCTGAACTTCTTAGAGACATTGCCAAACAATCTTTTGATATTGCTGGTTTAGACAAAAAGATGTCAGAAATAATCGCAGATGTATTAGTTGATGCAGACTTAAGAGGGATTCACTCACATGGTATCCATAACTTGCCACGGTACACTAGAGGTTTTATAGAAAAACAATTAAATGCTCAACCCAATTTTAATCATATTGTGGATAATGGGATATTTAGTGTTATTGATGGTGATAATACACTGGGTGTTTTAGGTGCTAATTATGCTATGGAATTAGCGATTGAAAGAGCCAAACAATTTGGTATTGGCTTAGTAGGAGTCCGTAATAGTAGTCATTTTGGACCTGCATACTATTATTCTAAAAAAGCAATTGAACATAATATGATCGGTTTCAGTGTGACTAATGGTCGAGATGTTATGGCACCTTGGGGTGGTCGTAAGTCTCTAATTAGTAATAATCCATTTTCGTATGCTATTCCAGCAGGAGACGAATCACCGATAATATTAGACATTGCTTGTAGTGTTTCCGCAAGAGGTAGAATCAGAATGATGGCTAGAAATGATCAACCTATTCCAGAAAATTGGGCCTTAGATAAAGATGGTGATGTGACAACTAACGCCTGGGAGGCATTAGGAGGATCTGTATTACCATTTGGAGGACATAAGGGATATGGAATAGCTGTTGTAAATGAAGTACTATCGGCTGTATTAACGGGTGCTTTATTATCTTTTGAACAAGGGGAAAATTTATTAAATGAAACAAATAATGTTCAAAGTAATGTTCAGACTGCATGGGGTTGCGGACATCTCTTCGGAGCCCTTGACATATCCAAATTTACACCAGTGGATGAATTCAAAACAAGAGTAGACTTCATGATAAGCACTTTTAAAACATCTCCTAAGGCTAAAGATGTACAGCGTATTTATTTACCTGGAGAGATTGAAAATGAGTTATTTGTAGAAAGATTAAAGTCTGGTATTCCATTAAACAGTAATACTGTTTATTTAATAAAAGACTTCTTGCAAAATGAAGTTAAAATAAAATCTGCGATTTTTCAGACAACAGAGTAG
- a CDS encoding amidohydrolase family protein: protein MKSEFDTRQLLAKAKKQAEVRGYNKFPIVDVDAHHYENESWSEIIQYIEEPIIKHMAEASARKGGGRPGLLPSELGNQDMGGRISRYQKRRTESVKEGVSLSDRDLELIRRYKDSMGIDYSIIFPTPMLNLGLQPQQEIEVAVARAYAKWITDRIVSKDSSIKTMLYLPFNDPEACIRIVEEFSDAPGVVGFMVTSVRYKPVHHNVYMRLYELLQEKKMPLGFHAGYHWMGERSMEQLNKFISVHALGFTFYNMIHLTNWVINGISERFPDLKVIWIESGLAWVPFMMQRLDHEYMMRSSEAPILTKKPSEYIRNFYFTTQPMERPDDLELLKSTFKAINAETQLMYSSDYPHWDFDLPSTIYDLPFLDEQAKRNILGGNAIKLFNIDVPETQLKGRN from the coding sequence GTGAAAAGTGAATTTGATACACGTCAATTATTAGCAAAAGCAAAAAAACAAGCTGAAGTTAGAGGTTATAATAAGTTTCCAATTGTCGATGTTGATGCACACCATTATGAAAACGAATCGTGGTCTGAAATTATTCAATACATTGAGGAGCCAATTATAAAACATATGGCTGAAGCTTCAGCGAGAAAAGGTGGAGGAAGACCAGGACTTCTTCCATCTGAATTAGGTAATCAAGACATGGGTGGAAGAATTTCACGGTATCAAAAGAGACGCACTGAGAGTGTAAAAGAAGGAGTTTCACTTTCTGATCGTGATCTTGAACTGATTCGGCGTTATAAAGATTCAATGGGTATTGATTATTCTATTATTTTCCCTACTCCGATGTTGAATCTAGGTTTACAACCTCAACAAGAAATAGAGGTAGCAGTTGCTAGGGCCTATGCAAAATGGATTACAGATAGAATCGTATCAAAAGATTCGTCAATTAAGACAATGCTATACCTCCCATTCAATGATCCGGAGGCATGCATTCGCATAGTGGAAGAGTTTTCTGATGCACCTGGTGTTGTAGGTTTTATGGTTACAAGTGTTCGATATAAACCGGTCCATCATAACGTGTATATGAGATTATATGAGTTACTTCAAGAGAAAAAAATGCCACTTGGATTTCATGCCGGTTATCATTGGATGGGTGAACGTTCAATGGAACAATTAAATAAGTTTATTTCTGTACATGCACTAGGATTTACTTTCTATAATATGATTCATTTAACGAATTGGGTCATCAATGGCATTTCTGAACGGTTCCCAGATCTTAAAGTGATTTGGATTGAAAGTGGCTTAGCTTGGGTACCATTTATGATGCAGCGCTTAGATCATGAGTACATGATGCGTTCTTCCGAAGCGCCGATATTAACAAAGAAACCAAGTGAATATATTCGTAATTTTTATTTTACAACACAGCCAATGGAAAGACCGGATGATTTGGAGTTATTGAAGTCAACATTTAAAGCAATCAATGCAGAAACACAGTTAATGTATTCATCAGATTACCCACATTGGGACTTTGATTTACCAAGCACCATATATGATTTACCATTTCTAGATGAACAGGCAAAACGAAATATTTTAGGAGGTAATGCAATTAAGTTATTTAATATTGATGTACCGGAAACACAATTGAAAGGTAGAAATTAA
- a CDS encoding Rieske (2Fe-2S) protein, whose amino-acid sequence METYLVGNTSEFLEDNRKIIRCNEELEICVFKVDNQYFAYLNECIHQGGPVCEGEILGKVETIFGEHKTVLGEKFSDDITHIVCPWHGWEFNVKTGESAADKSKCLKKFEVLEEGEEVYVIVK is encoded by the coding sequence ATGGAAACATATTTGGTTGGCAATACGAGTGAATTTTTAGAAGATAATAGAAAAATTATAAGATGTAACGAAGAATTAGAGATTTGTGTTTTTAAAGTTGATAATCAATACTTTGCATATCTAAATGAGTGCATACATCAAGGCGGTCCAGTATGTGAGGGAGAAATACTAGGGAAGGTAGAAACAATTTTTGGTGAACATAAGACAGTTTTAGGAGAAAAATTTTCAGACGATATCACTCATATTGTATGTCCGTGGCATGGTTGGGAATTTAATGTTAAGACTGGTGAAAGTGCAGCTGATAAAAGTAAATGTTTAAAGAAATTTGAGGTTCTGGAGGAAGGGGAAGAGGTTTATGTCATCGTCAAATAA
- a CDS encoding thiamine pyrophosphate-binding protein produces MALDNGKKYGSDIMAELISNLNIPFIALNPGASYRGLHDSLINHPDKNMPEIITCTHEEISVDIAHGYAKATGRPMAAAIHNVVGLQHASMAIFNAWCARVPMLLYGGTGPMNVEERRPWIDWIHTALVQGNLIRDFVKWDDQPATLNSLEDSIYRAYRLAVTEPAGPTYVCFDSGLQEQVLPDNHKPVEPFDESRYVPDSPGANPSSLEQLAEALITAEWPVILVDHTGRSDESFRLLSELSEEWAIPVLDLNGYFNMSTTHPMNLTGDNHNVLEKADVILALDVRDIFGTVSKIDRVTRKTESVLRDDVRVFSMGLQDYSVRSWAADYQKLFPTEKTILADTKTALPLLKKIIAEKNQTVNNGTITIEDRFGQVKEWHDRLRAEWLNTAEEQKQKSPITASAFALELWNAIKDEDFMVANGGLSGWVNRIFDIKEPRQSLGVSWAGGGIGCGIGMTIGACLAHRGTDKLIVDIQSDGDLLFTSGGLWTLAHHELPALIVMFNNRSYYNSEEHQINIARHRNRDVSRTVIGTRIENPNVNFAKMAETFGIHGIGPIERIEDLGPTIREAIEIIKRDKVPVLIDVVTQAK; encoded by the coding sequence ATGGCATTAGATAATGGAAAAAAATACGGATCTGATATTATGGCAGAGTTAATATCCAATTTAAATATACCTTTTATTGCACTGAATCCTGGAGCCTCATATCGAGGGCTTCATGATTCATTGATCAACCATCCAGATAAAAATATGCCGGAAATCATAACTTGTACCCATGAAGAAATTTCTGTAGACATTGCTCATGGCTATGCAAAAGCAACTGGTCGACCAATGGCAGCTGCTATTCATAACGTTGTTGGACTTCAACATGCGTCAATGGCCATATTTAACGCTTGGTGCGCACGTGTACCCATGCTTTTATATGGAGGTACCGGCCCAATGAATGTTGAAGAAAGGAGACCTTGGATTGATTGGATCCATACAGCTTTAGTTCAGGGAAATCTCATCCGTGATTTTGTGAAGTGGGATGATCAACCTGCAACATTAAATAGTTTAGAAGATTCTATTTATAGAGCATATCGGTTAGCTGTTACAGAACCGGCAGGCCCTACATATGTTTGTTTCGATTCAGGACTTCAAGAACAAGTACTTCCAGATAATCATAAACCCGTGGAACCATTTGATGAAAGCCGCTATGTACCTGATTCACCAGGAGCAAATCCATCGAGTCTAGAACAATTAGCTGAAGCACTTATAACTGCGGAGTGGCCAGTCATTCTAGTTGATCATACAGGGAGATCGGACGAAAGTTTCCGTTTATTATCAGAGCTTTCTGAAGAGTGGGCAATTCCTGTTTTAGATTTAAATGGTTACTTTAATATGTCAACTACTCATCCAATGAATTTAACAGGTGATAATCATAATGTATTGGAAAAAGCAGATGTAATATTAGCGCTTGATGTTCGAGATATTTTTGGTACTGTCTCAAAGATCGATCGAGTTACACGTAAAACAGAATCTGTGTTAAGGGATGACGTTCGGGTATTTTCTATGGGATTGCAAGATTATAGCGTTCGTTCATGGGCTGCAGACTACCAAAAGTTGTTTCCTACTGAAAAAACAATACTAGCCGACACAAAAACAGCATTACCATTACTGAAGAAGATTATTGCTGAAAAAAATCAAACTGTAAATAATGGGACCATTACTATAGAAGATCGTTTTGGTCAGGTAAAAGAATGGCATGACAGACTACGAGCAGAATGGTTGAATACGGCTGAGGAACAGAAACAAAAATCACCGATCACTGCTTCTGCATTTGCTCTTGAGTTGTGGAATGCAATAAAAGATGAAGATTTTATGGTAGCTAATGGTGGCTTAAGTGGTTGGGTTAATAGAATCTTTGATATAAAAGAACCGCGTCAGTCATTAGGGGTAAGTTGGGCTGGAGGAGGTATCGGTTGCGGCATCGGGATGACAATTGGGGCTTGTTTAGCACACCGAGGTACTGACAAATTAATAGTTGATATTCAATCAGATGGTGATTTGTTATTCACTTCTGGAGGGCTATGGACATTAGCACATCATGAATTACCAGCTTTGATTGTGATGTTTAACAACCGTTCTTACTACAATTCTGAGGAACATCAAATCAATATAGCACGTCATCGAAATAGAGATGTATCACGAACTGTAATTGGCACTAGAATAGAAAATCCAAATGTCAACTTTGCAAAAATGGCTGAAACATTTGGTATTCATGGTATAGGTCCAATTGAAAGAATAGAGGACCTTGGACCAACTATTAGAGAGGCAATTGAAATTATTAAACGCGATAAAGTACCGGTACTCATTGATGTAGTTACACAAGCAAAGTAA
- a CDS encoding IS110 family transposase produces the protein MNYTQNHKISQITPSTLVIGIDVAKEKHVARAQDDRGLEFGKRLIFQNRFHGFELLLEWAHRHAKENSKDHIIFGVEPTGHFWLNLAYYLTAKGYDIVLVNPMHVKKSKELDDNSPTKNDTKDAKVIAQLIKDGRYSVPNLLDGIYAELREGVKIRDQLIQQLMITEGRIPKMIDRYFPEFCDVFGDWEGKAALCTLKLFPSPSQIVEMTPEEILQEWKPFVQRGVGIKRATKLVEAARKSIGLTIGTQFAQREMDNLLEQLELFRKQLEDLDQELEGIVRTIPGANEMIDITGLGVATVTTFLSEIGDLKNYKHPQQLVNLAGLSLRENSSGKHKGKTTITKRGRSKLRRALYMAIRPLVAHNPTFKALHHYYTKRPDRPLKKQQSLIALCCKLLRVIFVIGHKQCQFDGSKLLQGIPQENLLQVA, from the coding sequence ATGAATTATACACAAAATCACAAAATCTCTCAAATCACACCTTCAACTTTAGTTATTGGCATTGATGTTGCAAAAGAAAAGCACGTAGCACGCGCACAAGACGACAGAGGCTTAGAATTCGGAAAACGTCTGATTTTCCAAAACAGATTTCATGGCTTTGAGCTATTACTTGAATGGGCTCACCGCCACGCAAAAGAAAATTCTAAAGATCATATCATTTTTGGTGTAGAACCAACAGGTCATTTTTGGCTGAATCTAGCTTATTATTTGACTGCAAAGGGCTATGACATTGTATTAGTCAACCCAATGCATGTTAAGAAAAGCAAAGAACTTGATGATAACTCACCCACGAAAAATGACACAAAAGATGCAAAAGTAATCGCACAGTTGATTAAAGATGGGCGATACTCTGTACCTAATCTCTTAGATGGCATCTATGCTGAACTTAGAGAAGGCGTCAAAATTAGAGATCAACTCATCCAACAATTAATGATTACAGAAGGGCGTATTCCAAAGATGATTGATCGCTACTTTCCAGAATTCTGCGATGTCTTTGGAGACTGGGAAGGTAAAGCAGCTCTTTGTACATTAAAACTTTTCCCATCTCCATCGCAAATCGTGGAGATGACACCTGAAGAGATACTTCAAGAATGGAAACCATTTGTTCAAAGAGGTGTTGGAATTAAACGGGCTACAAAGTTAGTAGAGGCTGCTCGTAAGAGCATTGGTTTAACTATTGGAACCCAATTTGCACAACGAGAGATGGATAATCTCCTTGAACAATTAGAGCTTTTCAGAAAGCAACTAGAAGACCTTGATCAAGAGTTAGAAGGTATTGTTAGAACGATACCTGGTGCAAATGAAATGATTGATATTACAGGACTTGGCGTAGCCACAGTCACTACTTTTTTATCTGAAATTGGGGATCTCAAAAATTATAAGCATCCCCAGCAGCTAGTTAACCTAGCAGGACTCTCCTTGCGAGAGAATAGTTCAGGGAAACACAAAGGAAAAACAACCATTACTAAACGAGGTCGAAGTAAACTACGAAGGGCTTTGTATATGGCTATACGTCCTCTGGTTGCACATAATCCAACGTTTAAAGCCCTGCATCATTATTACACAAAACGTCCTGATAGACCTTTAAAGAAACAGCAGTCTCTGATTGCCTTGTGTTGTAAATTATTACGAGTCATTTTTGTCATAGGACATAAACAATGTCAATTTGATGGTTCCAAGTTATTACAAGGGATACCTCAAGAAAACCTATTACAGGTTGCATAA
- a CDS encoding tripartite tricarboxylate transporter TctB family protein yields the protein MIKITRNGLFSLTILLFAIVIFVATLTFPNGTSDVPKMISICLIVLTLIQVLNDLFPEFKKRTYYLHRQKEEISAQEEEQEKFNVYRNHVSFAIWISIFVLLIYYINVLPSIAIALFLYLKVISKESWKLSILYSVVFTLGIYLIFVVGLGVNYFI from the coding sequence ATGATCAAAATTACGAGGAATGGATTGTTTAGTCTTACAATATTGCTCTTTGCAATTGTTATATTTGTGGCCACACTTACATTTCCTAACGGTACATCAGATGTTCCTAAAATGATCTCCATTTGTTTAATTGTTTTAACTTTAATACAAGTATTGAATGACCTGTTTCCTGAATTTAAGAAAAGAACTTATTACTTACATCGCCAGAAAGAGGAAATAAGTGCTCAGGAGGAAGAACAAGAAAAATTTAATGTTTACCGTAACCATGTCTCATTCGCAATATGGATTTCCATTTTTGTTCTATTAATTTATTACATTAACGTTTTACCTTCCATTGCAATCGCTTTATTTTTATATTTGAAAGTCATCTCAAAAGAATCGTGGAAATTATCAATCCTTTACTCAGTAGTTTTTACATTAGGGATATATTTAATTTTTGTCGTAGGTTTAGGTGTTAACTATTTTATTTAA
- a CDS encoding tripartite tricarboxylate transporter permease: MGFITQLGAVLQWDIMLLMILAVIIGIVIGILPGLGGSVALALLIPMTFGMSPEAAIVILISAYGSVTYGGSMTSILVNTPGEATSAATTFDGYPLMKQGKGGLAIVVAVICSALGGIVGFIILDLLIPVARGLVLAFSFPEFFMLSFLGLTVIAVVTRENTFKGLIAALIGLIIAFIGTDPILGNARLTFGTDYLWDGIPLIPLVIGIFAISEAFNLYKNDETFTTKFAVKNNVVVEGFKTVFSRFWLFLRSCLIGVLIGIIPGVGGSVASFMAYGSAVQTSKNPEKFGKGAIEGVIAPESANDSKEGGALLPTLAFGIPGSVGMAVFIGGLVMHGFTPGPKMLTTHIDIVYFMIAAAIVSKVVALVISLLIGPKLAFVTKIRGSLIAPGVIVLSLVGAYTYRGNFGDVVLALIFGIIGMLMVKYSFSRIPFIIAVVLGGLVESSFYQTMITHGIAGFFTRPITLVLLLLCIASLGWPLLSKKIAKKTNGGA, encoded by the coding sequence TTGGGTTTTATTACACAATTAGGCGCTGTATTGCAGTGGGATATAATGCTATTGATGATACTAGCTGTCATCATTGGTATTGTTATAGGAATCTTACCAGGACTAGGTGGAAGTGTTGCTTTAGCTCTATTAATTCCCATGACATTTGGTATGAGTCCTGAGGCAGCTATTGTGATACTAATATCTGCTTACGGATCTGTAACATATGGTGGATCGATGACCTCCATTCTAGTGAATACACCGGGCGAGGCAACTAGTGCAGCGACAACCTTTGATGGGTATCCATTGATGAAACAAGGAAAAGGCGGATTAGCAATTGTTGTTGCAGTAATTTGTTCCGCATTAGGCGGTATTGTTGGATTTATAATATTGGATCTATTAATTCCGGTAGCCAGAGGATTAGTCCTAGCCTTTTCTTTTCCAGAATTTTTTATGTTATCCTTTCTTGGATTAACCGTAATTGCTGTTGTTACTCGTGAAAATACATTTAAAGGCTTGATTGCAGCATTAATAGGATTAATAATAGCTTTTATTGGTACAGATCCAATATTAGGTAATGCCCGTTTAACTTTTGGTACTGATTATTTATGGGATGGTATCCCTCTTATCCCTCTTGTTATTGGTATCTTTGCGATATCAGAAGCATTTAATCTCTATAAAAATGATGAAACCTTTACAACTAAATTTGCAGTTAAAAATAATGTTGTAGTTGAAGGTTTTAAAACTGTTTTTAGTAGATTTTGGTTATTTCTTCGATCATGTTTAATTGGAGTACTAATCGGTATTATCCCTGGAGTAGGCGGTTCTGTGGCAAGTTTTATGGCTTACGGCTCAGCAGTCCAAACATCTAAAAATCCCGAAAAATTTGGAAAAGGTGCGATTGAAGGTGTAATTGCTCCTGAGTCTGCTAATGATTCTAAAGAAGGTGGAGCATTACTTCCAACACTTGCGTTTGGAATTCCTGGAAGTGTTGGGATGGCAGTTTTTATTGGAGGTCTAGTTATGCATGGTTTCACACCAGGCCCCAAAATGTTAACCACGCATATTGATATTGTTTATTTTATGATTGCTGCAGCAATTGTAAGCAAGGTAGTTGCACTTGTTATCAGCTTATTGATCGGACCTAAGTTAGCATTTGTTACAAAAATTCGTGGGTCATTAATTGCACCTGGAGTTATTGTTCTATCGCTAGTAGGAGCATATACGTATAGAGGGAATTTTGGTGATGTTGTTTTGGCACTTATTTTCGGAATTATCGGAATGTTAATGGTGAAATATTCATTTTCGAGAATCCCGTTCATAATTGCAGTAGTTTTAGGTGGCTTGGTCGAGTCATCATTTTATCAAACGATGATAACCCATGGCATTGCAGGCTTTTTTACTAGACCAATCACATTAGTCTTATTATTGCTCTGTATTGCATCTTTAGGGTGGCCTCTATTATCTAAAAAAATAGCAAAAAAAACTAATGGAGGGGCATAA
- a CDS encoding Bug family tripartite tricarboxylate transporter substrate binding protein, which produces MKKIYLSLLGLLLMFLVIGCSSSVDNTEQTNTDVSNNETQQESQPSIDFPKDDLEFVVGYNPGGGYSQWAQSIAQFMGDHLPNKVKVEVRHMDGAGGVTALNYLQNAEPDGHTFEIINLSGLGPTQLAREVEYDLTEMTWLATVNKDTYTAVVNPDSGYKSLEDLKKKGDKVIVATRGMGSNDTIAAAIIFSKLGIEWEPLVVSGTSEVVLSAIRGDADVVFSTYESIQESIAAGDLDFILHFGDEPHPDYPDVPMSNDVGLSEFNDIFSINRVIAAPPGVSGENAAVLEKALKDTLENPEFIAMMEKANFTIVYEDAKGTEKIVLDTIDTFSKYQDILKEMFVE; this is translated from the coding sequence TTGAAGAAGATTTATTTATCTTTACTGGGTTTGCTATTAATGTTTTTAGTCATCGGTTGTAGTTCTAGTGTAGACAATACGGAACAAACCAATACAGATGTGTCAAATAATGAAACACAACAAGAAAGTCAACCAAGCATAGACTTTCCAAAAGATGATCTTGAATTTGTAGTTGGTTATAATCCTGGTGGTGGATACAGTCAATGGGCACAGTCAATCGCCCAGTTTATGGGTGATCATTTACCAAATAAGGTAAAGGTAGAAGTTAGGCATATGGATGGTGCTGGTGGTGTCACAGCATTAAATTATTTACAAAATGCTGAGCCAGATGGACATACTTTTGAAATCATAAATTTATCTGGTTTGGGCCCAACGCAATTAGCTCGTGAAGTAGAATACGATCTGACTGAAATGACATGGTTAGCGACAGTAAACAAAGATACTTATACGGCTGTCGTTAATCCAGATTCTGGATATAAAAGTTTAGAAGATTTAAAGAAAAAGGGTGATAAGGTAATTGTTGCAACTAGAGGAATGGGCTCCAATGATACAATTGCGGCCGCGATTATATTTAGTAAGTTAGGGATTGAATGGGAGCCCTTAGTAGTGTCAGGAACAAGTGAAGTCGTACTTTCAGCTATTCGTGGCGATGCTGATGTAGTTTTCTCTACCTATGAAAGTATTCAAGAATCTATTGCAGCAGGTGATTTAGATTTTATCCTACATTTTGGTGATGAACCACATCCAGATTATCCGGATGTTCCAATGAGTAATGATGTTGGCTTGAGTGAATTTAATGACATCTTTAGTATTAATCGAGTTATAGCTGCACCACCTGGGGTTTCAGGTGAAAATGCAGCTGTTCTGGAAAAAGCGTTAAAAGATACTTTAGAAAACCCAGAATTTATCGCTATGATGGAGAAAGCAAATTTTACAATTGTATATGAAGATGCAAAAGGAACAGAAAAAATTGTTTTAGATACTATCGATACTTTCTCTAAATACCAAGATATCTTAAAAGAGATGTTCGTTGAATAA
- a CDS encoding NAD(P)-dependent oxidoreductase, whose protein sequence is MPKPLIGLLTPQDIYEKEYKTLLETQCDVIYGKSVNRYPDYKYTTEELLDYFGNCDGIIVGGRDRVPKDFIENAPKLKVITKSSIGVEKIDIKTASENTILVTNAPIPHNFISVAEGTITLMLSVLKRVFELDQMTRNGQWRNYDILPNLLYTKKIGIIGFGRIGKAVVERLKGWGVELYVYDPYVPDQVIKDAGVINLALEDLLKTCDVISIHVVLTHETHHLLNKDRLNRMKADSIIVNTSRGGVIDEESLLECLKSKRIAAAGLDVFENEPAVASNPLFGLDNVVVTPHCISLTSENLRHLTLTAIDECTNAIHGNTPKYIVNSEIIERWKKRISIY, encoded by the coding sequence TTGCCAAAACCGTTAATTGGTTTATTAACTCCACAAGATATATATGAAAAAGAGTATAAAACATTATTAGAAACTCAATGTGATGTTATTTATGGGAAGTCGGTAAATAGGTATCCCGATTATAAATATACTACAGAGGAGTTACTCGATTATTTCGGTAATTGTGATGGCATTATAGTTGGTGGAAGGGATCGTGTTCCTAAAGATTTTATAGAAAATGCTCCAAAACTAAAAGTCATTACTAAATCAAGTATTGGTGTTGAAAAAATTGATATAAAAACTGCTAGTGAGAATACTATATTGGTTACAAATGCACCTATACCTCACAATTTTATTTCTGTGGCAGAAGGTACTATTACATTGATGCTTTCTGTTTTAAAGCGAGTTTTTGAACTAGACCAGATGACCAGAAACGGTCAATGGAGAAATTATGATATATTACCAAACCTACTTTATACCAAAAAAATTGGAATTATTGGTTTCGGAAGAATTGGAAAAGCGGTTGTTGAACGATTAAAAGGTTGGGGTGTAGAGCTTTATGTATATGACCCATATGTACCTGATCAAGTTATTAAGGATGCCGGTGTTATTAACTTAGCCTTAGAAGACTTACTAAAAACCTGTGACGTTATTAGCATTCATGTGGTTTTAACTCATGAAACACATCACCTATTGAATAAAGATAGACTTAATAGAATGAAAGCGGATTCAATAATTGTGAACACTTCACGTGGGGGGGTGATTGATGAAGAAAGCTTGTTAGAGTGCTTAAAGTCAAAAAGGATAGCAGCTGCCGGGTTAGATGTATTTGAAAATGAACCAGCAGTTGCATCAAATCCATTGTTCGGGCTGGATAATGTAGTTGTTACACCACATTGCATCTCTTTGACCTCCGAAAACCTTAGACATTTAACATTAACAGCAATAGATGAATGTACAAACGCCATTCATGGAAACACACCAAAGTACATTGTTAATTCAGAAATTATCGAACGATGGAAAAAAAGGATATCAATTTATTAG